ttccTGGTCTAATTGTATGTTAAATCCGGTTTgactggatttttttttttttttttgaaaacgtTACGACAGACTTTTATTAGCTGACAGATTTTTCCGAAATATTACCATATTTGAGTCAAGGAATATTCTCGTAACGCCTAGGGTTTTCTTACGGCagatttgtttatgttatttccATATTTGATGTTTAATGCATTAAATTGACAATAAAGTGTATATctttctaaaatcaaaatttttggtttttttccttattctaCACATATCAACTATTTCAATAAGATCTTTTGATTGCGTTTCcttttatcaatttatatttttaatttatatttttaatataatcttaatttatatttttcaatttatattcttaatttatattttttcatatcaatAAGATCCAGTTTTTTTCGGGATcttattcatttatatttttaatttatttgattcataattcgttttttttttgctaaaaatatgGTATTAAGGTTGATTAAGGTTAATTGGTCTTTTTACTTAAAATTGGAGTCATTTTAGTTAATCATTGCCAAGAGGAGTCAttctagttatttttgttaaaattagaGTCAATCTGAGCAAATTTcagtaaaaaattaaagaatcattttgagtgatcaaaatgacatatttaaaaacgttttcaaagtagaaaacagaggaaatgcTCTccatttgcaaaaaaaaaaaaaaaaacacttagaAACATATTCACAAACATCTGGTGAACATAAAACTGTAAGAactcaagaaacagagtaataaCTTCACAGAGAAAAATCTAGAGGTGTATGTAATAATACCAATTCGTTGCCTAGATCCACAACAACATCTTGGTAACTACTCTTCTTGCCTTACACATACTTCTCAAACCAGCTACAGGAAAAAGTGCACAATTGAACTTAGATGTACTGAAAATTCGAGATTTCTGCTATGCATAAGCCTATATGACCTTAACAAGCGAATCGCTAATACAAGCGAATCGCTCGTACGGTCACCAAATCACGACCAGAGAGAAAGACCCAGATTgagaaatagaagaatttGCCCAACTGAAATTCGGGATTTTGTCAAATCGATTTCGcccaacaaaaccaataaaaataaaaacttttgttttccctctttgtcaaaaaggtttttttttgacgCCCCTCAACTTGAGtgaggaagagagatagagatcgAATTCTGATCTgaaagaggatgaagaagagagaatctcAGCCGTTAGATACAATTACTTTGACTTAAAGtcaaatccttcttcttttattttgaagacacaagttgtttactttttttcagTTGTTGCAATAAAttgaagacaacaaaaaaaacgtatCATTGATTCATCATAACATAAAGATTATACAAAGGACAAGATTTGAGACCAACATATGTTATTGAATCAATTGTTACAAGTTATACTAGATTTTATGGCCAAATggaatttctatttttaagaAACATGTTATACAAGGTATACCGTACAAGTTATACGGTGAGTGCATATGGCCAAATcgaatttctatttttttgtgagTTGACTACAAAAAAATCCCTTATAATTCACATGTTTAATCACTTATCACTATTTCTAATGGCAGCAATAGTGATGTAAATATAATACTAACCTGAACAAAAACTTAGTATACGTATAAAATACAAGAGTGGGACAATGACCTATAGTGATGTACGTAATAGAAATAGTGATGTCAATATAATACTAACCTGAACAAAAAGTTGATTAACCAAACTTGCTCCTCATTTCTTGGCTTTTATTCCTGAAATATTCTGAAAATAAAGACATAAATTTAGTTACTAACTGATATACACAAATATTAACTAACTCAATCAACTTTCCAATATTTTGGAGATATTGATAATCTAGAGATATGGATTAATCTTTTGACGCCAGACGTTCGGTAGTAGTATATTTACATTGAGTTTAATAATGCTCCACCTTCGAGACATCAAACactcataaacaaaaaaaattattgtgttCCTAAAGACAGATCTTAGAAACACAATCAATCCTTTATGAAAAGCTGAAATTTAACAAGGTACACAAACTTTCCAACACATTCCAAGGTActcatatattatatgtatattaactTCAAGATGAATCGTGTGATTTATTGAGATGTGTCATATATATTTGCAAATTGTTTACTAAAACACCTATATTCTTATATGTTCCTCAGCAAAGTCaaattcaaatgaaaaaaaagagagaggcaAGGGGTCAAAGTTCAAGTCCGCTCACtcaaacaccaaaaagaaaaagaccaACCTCGACTGTAACCGATGAAAATCATGTTCCACCTACAGAAGAAAGCGTATCATGTAAGTCGTGTTTTAACTATCATATGTTGTTAAGACTACACTTAAATTGTAACACATAATTTATACAGCTTACTTATTATCCATGATCAGGTACTGGAGACGCTAATTATCAGAACACCGACACTGACAATATTGAATTTCAGAAAAGAGGACTTCCCCATGCACACATATTGTTATTCATGCATCCTACCAGTAAGTTGTCTACAGCCGAAGACACTGACAAAATTATAACTGCTGAAATTCctgataagaaaaagaaaccagGGTTGTATGCAGTGGTTAAAGACTGTATGATTCATGGACCGTGTGGTGTTGGTCATCCAAATTCACCATGTATGGAGAATGGAAAATGCAAAAAGTATTTCCCCAAAAGCTATTCTGACACTACTAAGGTTGATAATGATGGGTTTCCAGTTTATAGAAGACGTGACACTGGTATTTACGTCGAGAAGAACGGTTTTCAATGCGATAATCGTTACGTCATCCCATATAATGAAAAGGTATCTCTACGTTATCAGGCTCATATTAATGTGGAATTGTGTAATCAATCAGGTTCAATAAAGTATCTTTTTAAATATGTTCATAAAGGACATGACCGTGTAACAGTGACTGTTGAGCCAAATGACCAAGATACTGCTAAAAAGGAGAAGGACGAAGTGAAGGATTACTTTGATTGCAGGTAATTTCTTTAGTATTTGGATTACTTTTAGACACATAaagtaattattattatacttcACATTGTTAATTGCagttcttttttaattataacaGGTACGTTTCAGCTTGTGAAGCTATGTGgagaattttcaaatttcccATACACTATAGAACAACACCAGTTGttaaacttttctttcatgaagaaggaaaacaacCAGTTTATTATAAACCAGGTcagacatatatattatattgacTTccattatttgggaagtatgATGACACATATATAGAGTTCTATTCTATTAGACGTTTGAGATTATAATGACTTTATATACTTCTACCGAATTTGGAGATGAattgtttaattaaaatttacctATGTACGTGTAACTAAGATATTGTTATATTCCAGGTGAAACAACGGAGAGTGTAATGGATCGATTAAGTAGTGAAGCAACACAATTTTTGGCATGGTTTCAGCTTAACAAGAAGCCTCCAAGTAGAACAATTCGTGCTAATGCCAAAAAACTACCAAAAGCAGCTCCAGATCCAACAAAGCTCTTATTTGAAGAAATTCCAAATCACTTCACTTGGAAcagcaaagaaaagaaattcatGATCAGAGAAAGGGGATTTGCTATTGGAAGGATTAACTTTGTTCCACGGACAATAGAAGATGCTTATTATTTGAGAATTCTCTTAAACATCAAAAGAGGTGTTACAAGTTATAAAGATCTAAAAACTGTGAAAGGTGTAGTTCACAAATCATTCAGAGATGCGGTTTTTGCTTTAGGCTTGCTTGACGATGACAAAGAGTACATCAACGGGATTAAAGATGCAAAGTTTTGGTGCTCTGCCAAGTATGTTCGTAGGCTATTTGTCATCATGCTACTTTCGGAAAGTTTAACCAAACCAGAGATGGTATGGGACGAAACTTGGAGGATTCTATCTGAGGATATTGAGcgcagaaaaagaaaagaatggaaGCGACCAGGTCTGTctcttcaatatatatatttaattatatataaatcagATTATATGGCATTAACGATTCATAGACATTTATATTGGTTGTGTGACTAACGttcaatgtttttataaattttgcagATCTTCAACTAAGTGATGAGGAAAGACAACAATATTGTTTGCAAGAGATAGCTAGGCTACTTACCAAAAACGGAGTTTCACTTTCAAAATGGAAACAGATGCCACAAATTTCAGATGAACACGTTGAAAAATGCAACCATTTTATATTAGATGAACGCAAGTACGACCGTGCATATTTGATAGAGAAGCATGAAGAATGGTTGACTATGGTGACTTCAgagcaaaagaagatatatgatGAGATTATGGATGCTGTGTTACATGACAGAGGCGgagtgttttttgtttatggttttggagGCACCGGAAAAACTTTTCTATGGAAATTATTATCTGCTGCCATTAGATCAAAAGGAGACATATCATTAAACGTCGCATCTAGCGGTATTGCTGCTCTACTTTTAGATGGCGGCAGAACAACACACTCTAGGTTTGGTATTCCTATAAACCCCAATGAATCCTCTACATGTAACATTTCACGTGGTTCAGATCTTGGTGAGTTGGTCAAAGAAGCAAATCTAATTATTTGGGATGAAACTCCTATGATGAGTAAGCATTGCTTTGAGTCTTTGGATAGAACTTTAAGAGATATTATGAATAATCCAGGAGACAAACCTTTTGGTGGTAAGGGTATAGTTTTTGGAGGTGATTTCAGACAAGTGTTACCGGTGATAAATGGTGCTGGTAGAGAAGAGATTGTTTTTGCTGCACTAAATTCTTCTTATATCTGGGAGCACTGCAAAGTTTTGGAGCTAACAAAGAACATGAGACTTCTTGCAAACATTAGTGAGCATGAAAAGCGAGATATCGAGTATTTTTCCAAGTGGATACTAGATGTTGGGGATGGGAAAATTTCACAGCCCAATGATGGAATTGCTTTGATTGATATCCCAGAAGAATTTCTTATTAATGGGGATAATGATCCGGTGGAATCAATCATAGAGGCAGTTTACGGAAATACTTTTATGGAGGAGAAAGACCCAAAGTTCTTTCAAGGAAGAGCGATTCTTTGTCCTACTAATGAGGATGTGAATTCCATAAACGAGCATATGATGAGTATGTTAGATGGTATGTtaaactttaaccaaaaactatTGTATTTTCGCTGAAATTACTTAATCTCAAATAGcgtttaactaaaatttggTATTCATTATGTTTGTAGGTGAAGAAAGAATCTACCTAAGTTCTGATAGTATAGACCCTGCTGACACAAGTTCTGCGAATAATGATGCTTATTCAGCTGATTTTTTAAACAGTGTCAGAGTTTCTGGATTGCCGAACCATTGCTTGCGCTTGAAAGTTGGTTGTCCGGTCATGTTGTTGAGAAACATGGATCCTAATAAAGGTTTATGCAATGGGACAAGATTACAGGTCACTCAAATGGCAGATACTGTAATACAAGCTAGATTTATTACAGGTAATAGAGTTGGTAAGATTGTTCTGATTCCTAGGATGTTAATCACACCATCAGATACAAGATTACCTTTCAAAATGAGGCGTAGGCAATTTCCTCTATCTGTAGCTTTTGCCATGACCATAAATAAGAGTCAAGGGCAGACACTAGAGTCTGTTGGACTTTATTTGCCTAGGCCTGTGTTTTCACATGGGCAACTATACGTGGCAATCTCTAGAGTGACGTCAAAAACTGGTACGAAGTTTTTTTAAGCCACcattttaattactataatatGTATACGATTATTAATCTTCCATTTATATCAGGTTTGAAGATTCTTATAACAGACAAGAAAGGAAAAccacagaaaaaaacaatgaatgttgtttttaaagaAGTGTTTCAAAACCTACACTAAGACAGTCATGGAAAGAAAGTTATGGGATTCCTATTCAACCAGGTTAATAagttaagaaatcaaaaacgtttttcagtttttttatagAATTACATTCAACGTAATATTTGGCACTAAtgaaattatttaacaaattcTATCTTTCAGATTTAGTTGCATCAAATCAAGGAATAAAGATGCTCAAGCACTGTCAGGACGTGTTAAATGGAATAAGagttagtaaaaaaaaattgttggatTTTCTTAACTATGTTATAGTTCGAAAGAAACTTatggttttttaatttctttattacTCTGATTATGTCTAATATTCGAATATGAGATTGAATATTTCTTTACTATATAAATACATGACGCAGTCAACATCATCCAttcaaaataagattttaggAATCAGGTGCTAACCTTTATACACATATTAGGATCTGAAGTTGATGTCGCCTGCTACTTCATGTTTAGTTTGTCCTTCTTATATAGATTTACACTAATCCAAAAGCTTCAGCTGGTGCAAACCTGCATTTAAATTTGTAACAGATTAGAGTTCTTCTTAAGAGAACTTACTTGATAATATAACAAGTTAAACCTTAAGCTGTCTTAAACATATAAGTAgctttttcaatctttaaatAGAGTAATTGGATTCTCGAACAgcaatatataatatactacTTACCTTTCATGTATAATCTTTAAATAGAGCTATTGGATTTTGATGGTCGTAAGAAGCCGCAGTCATAGGAAGTCATGTAATTtccaaacaatttttttttgtcagcaTTCCATTCAGTTTTAggtatagttttttatttattaaatttgtaaataattaaattagacATAATAGAATCTAGAGCCTATATATCTTCATTAGACCATATTAGGCCCACGACTAAAACCAACACAcaatacataaacaaattcaaagtTGGGCCAAAAACTATATGttctcaaacaaacaaatcatttttctttccaaataaAATACGTAATATAGCTTGGATacaaaattttcacatttaatataaactaaatattatatatttaatataaatacgatattttaaaacaaagacaatCTAATGCAACATTAATCATTATATTCAAATagtaataaaagtaaaacatattATAGCATCACTTTTACACTTAgataattaaaacaaagtattcaattttattcatgaaaaatattaatgcccGTGCTGTATAGCACGGGTTATGATCTAGTGTATGTATAATTGgataaatataactttttatgATCATTAACTTAAAAATCAAGTTTCAAAAGCGAGAGGAGCACCAATCTTAGCAGCAGTGGTCTCAACACATTTATTCCACATCCGTTTGCTCCTAGGAAGAATCGCAGAAGCAACATCTTTTAGCTCATAAGTGGCGAACACAAAAGTCATCAATCCTTCGTGACATTCTCTTCCAATCTTCAAAAAGTTCACACAACAATCCTCCGAAACGGGCTTGTCGTCGATCAATCCTTCCGTCATCTCAACATTGCATTTCGAGCTCATTTTATCCGAACAATCTTGGAGAAATTTGATGCGCCGGGTCGTCATGTGGCTTAGGAGTTCGTGGTCGTACTCGTAAGCTGCAGCGGGTTCGTATGCCAATGATTCAGGAGATATTGGactgatctcttcttcttgaccaATAGTTTGATAAACCATCGATGTGGTGGCTATGAGAAACGTTATGAGAATTgctttctccattttctttttcttgtaatgaagaagaaaagctttaaCGAAGTAGCCTTTTAATggtttattaatttgtaacGAGTAACGACTAGCTTTTTATGTTTCTGGTCATTAAAggattgtttgatttttttgacatgTTTACATATGTTACTTACTTGATTAATAATTAAGTCACATTTCAGTTTATACACATTTTTTCATGTTCACGCCAAATGCATAGACTTAGAAGGGGCTTTTGTGTTATAATGGGCCTATGGGCCTATGGGCCTTTTGGGCCAAAACCATTGAAGCCCATTTTAAGAGGAGACTCACAGCAAACCCTAGCAAAAACACTCGAAGccactctgtttcttcttcctcctctgtttctttcttctcttccatcgTTCGCCgttaaggaaaacaaaaatcagagatggtgaagaaggagaagaaagcgAATGTTTCCGGTAAACCAAAGCATTCGCTCGATGCGAATCGTGCTGATGGCAAAAAGAAAACCACCGAAACCCGGTCCAAATCCACAGTTAACCGGCTTAAGATG
This sequence is a window from Arabidopsis thaliana chromosome 1 sequence. Protein-coding genes within it:
- the DD11 gene encoding downregulated in DIF1 11 (downregulated in DIF1 11 (DD11); FUNCTIONS IN: molecular_function unknown; INVOLVED IN: biological_process unknown; LOCATED IN: endomembrane system; EXPRESSED IN: embryo, sepal, synergid; EXPRESSED DURING: 4 anthesis, C globular stage; CONTAINS InterPro DOMAIN/s: Protein of unknown function DUF784, Arabidopsis thaliana (InterPro:IPR008502); BEST Arabidopsis thaliana protein match is: downregulated in DIF1 18 (TAIR:AT1G45190.1); Has 99 Blast hits to 99 proteins in 3 species: Archae - 0; Bacteria - 0; Metazoa - 0; Fungi - 0; Plants - 99; Viruses - 0; Other Eukaryotes - 0 (source: NCBI BLink).); this translates as MEKAILITFLIATTSMVYQTIGQEEEISPISPESLAYEPAAAYEYDHELLSHMTTRRIKFLQDCSDKMSSKCNVEMTEGLIDDKPVSEDCCVNFLKIGRECHEGLMTFVFATYELKDVASAILPRSKRMWNKCVETTAAKIGAPLAFET